One stretch of Harmonia axyridis chromosome 1, icHarAxyr1.1, whole genome shotgun sequence DNA includes these proteins:
- the LOC123671047 gene encoding 60S ribosomal protein L28-like: MSSHLVWSIIRNNNAFSLKKRNISKPFSKEPSNLTNLNSYRYNGIVHKETVDIVDGPDKKGFTVVCQRPKKQNKPKERTIKTTFKSGPRRSLYKLKKLLKSDRYRTDLTKVALRRASAVLRSQKPRRGKQPQKVVEEYK; encoded by the coding sequence ATGTCGTCCCATTTAGTTTGGAGTATTATCAGGAATAATAATGCCTTTTCATTGAAGAAGAGGAATATCAGCAAACCCTTCAGTAAAGAACCTAGCAACCTCACCAACTTGAACTCCTACAGGTATAATGGAATTGTCCACAAAGAGACAGTTGATATTGTTGATGGACCTGACAAGAAAGGATTCACCGTAGTCTGTCAGAGACCTAAGAAACAAAATAAGCCTAAAGAGAGGACAATCAAAACAACCTTCAAATCTGGACCAAGAAGGTCTCTCTACAAACTCAAGAAGCTCTTGAAGAGTGATCGTTACCGTACTGATCTGACTAAGGTAGCATTGCGTAGGGCTAGTGCTGTCTTGAGGTCACAAAAACCCAGGAGAGGAAAGCAACCTCAAAAAGTTGTTGAGGAATACAAGTGA